A portion of the Kazachstania africana CBS 2517 chromosome 2, complete genome genome contains these proteins:
- the STV1 gene encoding H(+)-transporting V0 sector ATPase subunit a (similar to Saccharomyces cerevisiae STV1 (YMR054W); ancestral locus Anc_2.617): MVKEEAIFRSADMTYVELYIPLEISRDIVCLLGKLGLLMFRDMNTEINEFQRNYVLQLRKFDDLERVIQYLNEILSIHMHDYNITDTDSIDNTIDTLETHSLESITEIVNDITNMEVKIRRLDESLNDIKIKLSDLIEKRYIIFKCSKFLEINPGFARRISRDYTDMEHLDVDDFELNEDDVLSTNLSDTFSFDDGSNDALQGPDTETDIESNNIMTSSLHHRFMIIGSIERTKVEVLNKILWRLLRGNLFFQNFPIEEPLIQNNEKVEKDCFIVFTHGEILLNKIKRVVDSLNGKVISLDKRTFASIKELNTSITDLQQISESTERALHTELLIVNDQINLWHALVRREKYIYATLNLFRQESQGLIAEGWLPSSELIYLSDSLKDFLESIGSEYSAVVNVIRTNRSPPTYHKTNKFTGAFQAIVDAYGIATYKETNPGLATIVTFPFMFAIMFGDAGHGLILFIISLYLILNERKFNAMKRDEIFDMAFSGRYVLVLMGFFSIYTGLMYNDIFSKSMTLFKSGWEWPSKFKEGQLIEAKKIGVYSFGLDFAWHGTDNNLIFTNSYKMKLSILMGFIHMTYSYVFSFINYRFKNSKVDIIGNFIPGLIFMQSIFGYLSWAIIYKWSKDWIKDGKPAPGLLNMLINMFLSPGTIDGQLYRGQGPLQKFLLIAAFICVPWLLLYKPLTLRRLNNNALSRGYQSLRHQQVAEAQIITEQEYGEDDMVVTDYENDGGDGGDDEDSNAFNFGDIMIHQVIHTIEFCLNCISHTASYLRLWALSLAHAQLSTVLWSMTIQNAFTSENSGSPVSVIKVIVMFAMWFVLTVCILVVMEGTSAMLHALRLHWVEAMSKFFEGEGYGYEPFSFKNIIE; the protein is encoded by the coding sequence ATGGTGAAAGAAGAGGCCATCTTCCGTTCTGCGGATATGACTTATgttgaattatatattcCGTTGGAGATATCGAGAGATATCGTTTGTTTGTTGGGGAAGTTGGGTTTGTTGATGTTTCGAGATATGAATACTGAAATTAATGAGTTTCAAAGGAATTACGTACTACAACTTAGAAAATTTGACGATTTGGAGAGGGTCATACAATATTTAAATGAGATTTTATCAATACACATGCATGATTATAACATCACTGATACTGATAGTATCGACAATACCATTGACACATTAGAAACACATTCTCTCGAATCAATTACTGAGATTGTCAATGATATAACCAACATGGAagtaaaaataagaagacTAGATGAATCATTAaatgatataaaaattaaattgaGTGATTTGATAGAGAAAAGAtacattattttcaaatgctCCAAATTCTTAGAAATTAATCCTGGCTTTGCTAGAAGAATTTCAAGAGATTATACCGACATGGAACATTTAGACGTCGACgattttgaattgaatgaagatgatgtcTTGAGTACAAACTTAAGTGATACCTTTTCCTTTGATGATGGAAGTAACGATGCCTTACAAGGGCCAGATACTGAAACTGATATTGAAAGCAATAATATAATGACTAGTAGCTTACATCATAGATTCATGATTATCGGATCTATAGAAAGAACAAAAGTCGAGGTCTTAAATAAGATTCTTTGGAGATTGTTACGCGGTAATTTATTCTTCCagaattttccaattgaaGAGCCTCTTATACAAAATAACGAGAAAGTAGAGAAAGATTGTTTTATTGTCTTTACTCATggtgaaattttattaaataaaatcaaaagagTCGTTGATTCACTTAACGGGAAAGTTATTTCATTAGATAAAAGAACATTTGCTTCCATAAAGGAATTGAATACCAGCATTACCGatcttcaacaaatttCCGAATCTACAGAACGTGCATTGCACACTGAACTCTTAATAGTGAACGATCAGATAAATTTATGGCACGCTTTAGTCAGAAGGGAAAAATACATATATGCaactttgaatttatttagGCAAGAATCTCAAGGTTTAATAGCAGAAGGTTGGTTACCATCTTCAGAATTAATATACCTTTCTGATTCACTAAAGGACTTTCTTGAATCTATTGGTTCCGAATATAGTGCGGTAGTCAACGTCATTCGCACAAACAGATCACCACCTACTTATCACAAGACTAATAAATTCACGGGTGCTTTCCAAGCGATTGTCGATGCATATGGTATTGCAACTTATAAAGAAACCAATCCTGGTTTGGCAACAATCGTAACTTTCCCCTTTATGTTCGCAATTATGTTTGGTGATGCCGGTCATGGattaatattgttcattatatcattatatttgattttgaatgaacgaaaattcaatgctatgaaaagagatgaaatttttgacatGGCCTTTAGCGGCAGGTACGTTCTAGTACTCATGGgctttttttcaatttacaCAGGATTAATGTACAATGATATCTTTTCCAAATCAATGactcttttcaaatcagGCTGGGAATGgccatcaaaatttaaagagGGCCAACTTATAGAGGCTAAAAAAATCGGTGTCTATTCTTTCGGATTAGATTTCGCATGGCATGGAAcagataataatttgatttttaCAAATTCTTATAAGATGAAGCTATCTATACTGATGGGATTCATTCATATGACATACTCTTACGTTTTCTCATTCATTAATTATAGGTTCAAAAACTCAAAGGTTGACATTATTGGCAATTTCATTCCTGGGCTGATTTTTATGCAATCGATATTCGGTTATCTTTCATGGGCTATTATTTATAAGTGGTCAAAAGATTGGATTAAGGATGGTAAACCTGCCCCTGGCCTACTGAACATGTTAATCAATATGTTCTTGTCTCCTGGTACTATCGATGGACAATTATATAGGGGACAAGGGCCattacaaaaatttctcttgaTTGCAGCTTTCATCTGTGTTCCTTGGCTACTATTGTATAAACCATTGACTCTAAGGAGATTAAATAACAATGCATTATCAAGAGGTTACCAAAGTCTTCGCCACCAACAAGTTGCCGAGGCACAAATCATTACGGAGCAAGAATACGGTGAAGATGACATGGTTGTGACGGattatgaaaatgatggtGGCGATGGTGGTGATGACGAAGATTCTAACGCATTTAACTTTGGTGATATCATGATTCATCAAGTTATTCACACAATCGAATTTTGTTTGAATTGTATTTCGCATACTGCATCATATTTGCGTTTATGGGCTCTATCCTTAGCACATGCTCAATTATCTACAGTTTTATGGTCAATGACTATTCAAAATGCATTCACTTCTGAAAATTCTGGGAGTCCAGTATCTGTAATAAAGGTAATAGTAATGTTTGCCATGTGGTTTGTGCTGACTGTATGTATTTTAGTGGTGATGGAGGGCACATCTGCCATGCTACATGCATTGCGTCTACATTGGGTTGAAGCAatgtcaaaattttttgaaggtGAAGGGTATGGATACGAacctttttcatttaagaaCATAATAGAGTAA
- the STB2 gene encoding Stb2p (similar to Saccharomyces cerevisiae STB6 (YKL072W) and STB2 (YMR053C); ancestral locus Anc_2.616), translated as MSNSLVNAYSHYTVPSGRMSGTAPGTAMPNYGYTKNSLIDPNKRKAYLQVESYIFPDMKALYQLDLASYVDLTYDKITIYGFEIYLVEQWISERKLSSVITSFTGNTQDTITAIQVLLPKNPSLWPGKFKQYREDLLKFSQPKLTDWGQLFITNLSAFPSGLNILHVECGNMKLIWENFKINFDLKMLNCTGRSLLLLNAPSNSSIEKFSQIYKIPAPNEPISPVIQMIELVQMCLHYFNRYNGKIDGLYCSHTKAAINSWWEDYGKLYLAMERPKNEILLGPTTVAALLSLVLSCFFKLILEDCVNNAKDPFNDYEFFSAIFNFQKKYGLRRDDKAIHLDHRTVAKLFEVTVKFSSNDFFKFKKIFKSKLQDLLNKNKNPIHLANNLLTHDLDTLVSNIKDINAGSLWNGNTISRSILINEQLSDFRFFKFQKGNPNLQLNEQDALIKSGKWKGFLDDITYDLKLQSLAKQFDPTIFIENRPFGNLASSTSNDNRENNKGGGILSLSNQSSSSMFANYDKSKYSNAADLNKNYYREFHRRNSVPLVNDGTLNEPFKDVDEEDDIFLRQALYRSNSVSRISNLAEDWSLPFDPSIVKIARNLKKIDVSLERQQRMEDMRSSKFNYNSEKNDIIQEEIKFGKFKQMLQENYDKYAQTSTDFDRESKFVENQQQVLLTEMKEINSLSSKLRYDVRILEFRMRDVENSVTQFDLKLKNLKKTFRIQDVEVSNALDAVSDNDQFEKCLTSLTNSNSGCYASFYLRMASRNFFTDLKNDILAWANYIFKSFRNHKPDEMPSY; from the coding sequence ATGTCTAATTCCTTAGTTAATGCATACAGTCATTATACTGTGCCGAGTGGTAGGATGAGTGGCACTGCGCCTGGTACAGCCATGCCGAATTATGGATATACCaagaattcattgattgatcccaacaaaagaaaagcatACTTACAAGTGGAAAGTTATATATTCCCAGATATGAAGGCACTATATCAATTAGATTTGGCGTCTTACGTCGATTTGACTTACGATAAGATTACGATATATggctttgaaatttatcttgTTGAGCAATGGATTTCTGAAAGGAAATTATCCTCAGTGATTACTTCCTTCACAGGTAATACACAGGATACCATAACTGCAATACAAGTATTACTACCGAAAAATCCAAGTCTGTGGCCAGGAAAATTTAAGCAGTATCGTGAGGATttactgaaattttcacAACCAAAATTGACTGATTGGGGTCAATTGTTCATTACAAATCTTTCAGCCTTCCCTTCAggtttaaatattttacaCGTCGAATGTGGTAATATGAAACTAATTTGggaaaattttaagataaattttgatctGAAAATGTTAAATTGTACTGGTCGTTCCCTCTTATTGTTGAATGCACCTTCGAACTCGtctattgaaaaattctcaCAGATTTACAAGATTCCAGCCCCAAATGAGCCAATTTCTCCAGTGATACAAATGATAGAATTGGTCCAAATGTGTCTTCATTACTTCAATAGGTATAATGGTAAAATTGATGGTCTTTACTGTTCCCATACTAAGGCGGCAATCAATTCGTGGTGGGAGGACTATGGTAAATTATATTTGGCAATGGAAAGAcccaaaaatgaaattttattaggACCCACTACCGTAGCAGCACTGTTGAGTCTGGTATTGAGCtgtttttttaaattgattttaGAAGACTGTGTTAATAATGCAAAGGATCCATTCAATGATTATGAGTTTTTTAGtgctattttcaattttcaaaaaaaatacgGTCTAAGAAGAGATGATAAAGCTATTCATCTCGATCATCGTACCGTggcaaaattatttgaagttactgtaaaattttccagtaacgatttttttaaattcaaaaagattttcaagtcaaaattacaagatttACTCaataagaataaaaatCCCATTCATTTAGCAAACAATTTACTTACCCATGATTTGGATACCTTAGTTAGTAACATCAAAGACATAAATGCTGGTTCTCTTTGGAATGGTAATACCATCTCAAGATCTATCCTTATCAATGAGCAACTGAGTGACTTCCGTTTCTTTAAATTCCAGAAAGGTAATCCGAATCTACAATTGAATGAACAGGATGCGTTAATCAAGTCTGGTAAATGGAAAGGTTTTCTTGATGACATTACTTATGATTTGAAACTTCAATCACTGGCAAAACAGTTTGATCCAACAATTTTTATCGAAAATAGACCTTTTGGGAACTTGGCCAGTAGTACTAGTAATGATAACAGGGAAAATAACAAGGGTGGAGGAATCTTATCTCTTTCTAATCAGAGCAGTTCTTCAATGTTCGCCAACTACGACAAAAGTAAATATAGCAATGCCGCTGACCTCAATAAAAATTACTATAGAGAATTCCACAGACGAAATTCGGTTCCATTGGTAAATGACGGTACATTAAATGAACCCTTCAAAGATGTagacgaagaagatgatattttcttacGACAAGCATTATATCGTTCAAATTCTGTATCGAGAATAAGTAATTTGGCTGAAGATTGGTCTTTACCCTTTGATCCATCCATAGTCAAAATAGCAAGgaatttaaaaaagatTGATGTGTCCTTGGAAAGACAACAGAGAATGGAAGATATGAGATCCAGTAAGTTTAACTataattctgaaaaaaatgatattattcaAGAGGAAATCAAATTTGGCAAATTTAAACAAATGCTGCAGGAAAATTATGATAAGTATGCACAAACTTCAACCGACTTCGATCGAGAGTCGAAATTCGTCGAAAATCAGCAGCAGGTCTTGCTGACtgaaatgaaagaaatcaattcaTTGTCATCGAAATTGCGGTATGACGTCAGGATTCTTGAATTCAGAATGAGAGACGTTGAGAACAGTGTTACGcaatttgatttaaaaCTGAAAAACCTTAAGAAGACTTTCAGAATTCAAGATGTTGAAGTATCGAACGCTTTAGATGCTGTTTCGGACAATGACCAATTCGAAAAATGCTTGACTAGTTTAACAAATTCAAACAGCGGTTGTTATGCAAGTTTTTATCTCAGAATGGCTAGTAGAAACTTTTTCactgatttgaaaaacgACATTTTGGCTTGGGCAAACTACATTTTCAAGAGTTTCCGTAACCATAAACCAGATGAGATGCCAAGTTATTGA
- the SEC12 gene encoding Sar family guanine nucleotide exchange factor SEC12 (similar to Saccharomyces cerevisiae SED4 (YCR067C) and SEC12 (YNR026C); ancestral locus Anc_6.333) — protein sequence MLFKTSLYNGEYPIYGAKFLDENTLLIGGGGGEGNNGIPNKLTTFKIDLSNHKTPLKKLNEIELDPNDDSPTSLDASHRIIVIGCNENSNKVKANSGNKHVRKFKINQSGQINFVKSEDFDKSRDPDDYTKLVYLSRDGTLAAVASSKVPSIIRIIDADDLTEIYEIDSPNEVKDLHFSSNGKVLAYITQTSLEVISTVTGTSIVRKVDFDSNWSLSKIRFIDDDDSILIAASLIKGTGIILIKLNVKSGKVSISKSKVISKKFRGITSMDLDLKGQIAAFSTNDNSVILVKMKDLSIGKIFNQVHSFAVTKVAFSPDSKYLASVSASNSVHIVQLPQNYSESLSLFENIINFIKYALLILLISMIVQYSYQHNMHAKVYAYIMDNVLSPREANAPKMLTKTNYLEQTALIGTYTESYSP from the coding sequence ATGTTATTCAAGACATCTCTTTACAATGGTGAATATCCTATCTATGGGGCGAAGTTTTTAGACGAGAATACTCTGTTAATCGGCGGTGGTGGTGGTGAAGGTAATAATGGTATCCCAAATAAATTGACaacattcaaaattgatttatcaAACCATAAAACACCTTTAAAAAAGcttaatgaaattgagtTGGACCCTAATGATGACTCTCCAACATCTCTAGACGCATCTCATAGAATTATTGTGATAGGTTGTAAcgaaaatagtaataagGTTAAGGCAAATTCAGGAAATAAGCATGTAaggaaattcaaaatcaatcaaaGTGGccaaataaattttgtaaaatctgaagattttgataaatcaaGAGATCCTGATGACTACACAAAATTAGTTTATCTATCAAGAGATGGTACTTTAGCAGCAGTCGCATCAAGTAAAGTTCCCTCTATCATAAGAATAATTGATGCTGATGATCTAACGGAAATTTATGAGATTGACAGTCCAAATGAAGTCAAGGACCTGCATTTTTCATCTAATGGCAAAGTGCTCGCTTACATAACACAAACATCCTTAGAAGTCATCTCTACCGTTACTGGAACATCAATTGTAAGAAAAGTTGATTTTGACAGCAATTGGAGCCTATCGAAAATTAGatttattgatgatgatgactCTATATTAATTGCAGCATCTTTAATCAAAGGCACAGGTATCATTTTAATCAAACTCAACGTTAAGAGCGGTaaagtttcaatttctAAATCTAAAGTGATCAGTAAGAAGTTTAGAGGAATAACATCAATGGATTTGGACCTAAAAGGACAAATTGCGGCCTTCTCAACTAACGACAATTCAGTTATCCTAGttaaaatgaaagatttaTCAATCggtaaaattttcaatcaaGTTCACAGTTTTGCGGTTACTAAAGTAGCCTTCTCGCCAGATTCAAAGTATCTAGCAAGTGTCTCAGCATCAAACAGTGTGCATATTGTACAATTACCTCAGAATTATTCAGAATCGTTATCGCTGTTTGAGAatataatcaattttatcaagtATGCCCTTCTAATATTACTAATTAGTATGATCGTGCAATACTCTTATCAGCATAATATGCATGCAAAAGTGTATGCTTACATTATGGATAATGTATTAAGTCCTAGGGAGGCCAATGCGCCAAAGATGCTTACAAAAACCAACTATTTAGAACAGACTGCATTAATAGGTACTTATACTGAAAGTTACTCGCCTTGA
- the KAFR0B05230 gene encoding forkhead box transcription factor (similar to Saccharomyces cerevisiae HCM1 (YCR065W); ancestral locus Anc_6.331) — translation MKGKSVLVNANDNKFQFERVNFAKSRQLKSKNAASAIEDTLLRMVTSSYSNASLSSFKAPTNKSVVKSQTKIQEKKHIKSSALPKGGSSSGKSKVSIGCMSLEDLFDTLKKRQTNNELNDKPQYSYAFLITLALLLSDYGTLTLSQIYRWISTSFPFYELNQAGWQNSIRHNLSLNKAFNKTIKVNSKSSYLWEFQSGYESKFFKNFKGSYNEIRIILRDVIKYLTPLEDVSTMNLSRQNMLPTPPLIEINDHSSSNLSLNPPIPMENSTLSSFNTESHDRDSFKTTLLATPKIERLNKNDVGDNTIYDIDSRLDLLKTPQFNDLTRDIITKADPNAMRKLNDNLHGNIFFSPLIVNFSPQNIEINPFDVNNNNDNRKNLDMWGQELFHGLYGTNNWNHDV, via the coding sequence ATGAAAGGAAAATCAGTATTGGTCAATGCCAATGATAATAAGTTccaatttgaaagagttAATTTCGCCAAAAGCAGGcaattgaaatcaaagaatgCAGCATCAGCCATAGAGGATACCTTGCTTCGAATGGTCACATCATCATATTCTAATGCATCTCTATCATCATTCAAAGCACCTACTAATAAATCGGTGGTGAAATcacaaacaaaaattcaagaaaaaaaacatatcAAATCAAGCGCACTACCCAAGGGGGGCTCGTCCTCTGGAAAGTCAAAAGTTTCTATTGGATGCATGTCACTTGAAGATCTTTTTGATACACTGAAAAAAAGGCAAACGAATAATGAGCTGAATGATAAACCACAATATTCTTACGCATTTTTAATAACACTTGCATTGCTGTTATCTGATTATGGTACCCTGACTTTATCACAGATCTATAGGTGGATATCGACAAGTTTCCCTTTTTATGAACTAAATCAAGCAGGTTggcaaaattcaataagaCACAATCTATCACTAAATAAGGCATTTAATAAAACAATTAAAGTCAATAGTAAGAGTAGTTATCTATGGGAGTTTCAAAGTGGTtatgaatcaaaatttttcaaaaattttaaaggTAGTTATAACGAAATCAGAATTATATTAAGAGATGTTATCAAATACCTTACACCGTTAGAAGATGTCTCAACAATGAACCTCTCAAGACAAAATATGCTACCGACCCCGCCTCTTATAGAAATCAATGATCATAGCAGTAGCaatctttctttaaatCCCCCAATTCCTATGGAAAATAGCACATTATCTAGCTTTAATACGGAAAGTCACGATAGAGATAGCTTTAAGACGACATTACTAGCGACTCCAAAGATCGAAAGACTAAACAAAAATGACGTTGGTGATAATACTATATATGATATTGATTCGAGATTGGACCTTTTGAAAACACCACAATTCAATGACTTAACAAGAGATATAATTACTAAAGCAGACCCCAATGCAATGAGAAAACTCAATGACAACCTTCATggaaatatatttttttcaccaCTTATTGTGAATTTTTCACCACAgaatattgaaatcaaCCCTTTCGATGTTAATAACAACAATGATAATCGTAAAAACTTAGATATGTGGGGGCAAGAATTGTTTCATGGGCTGTATGGCACCAACAATTGGAACCACGACGTGTAA
- the CSM3 gene encoding Csm3p (similar to Saccharomyces cerevisiae CSM3 (YMR048W); ancestral locus Anc_2.612): MISNTNEGTLDTSSNLLIPNNTADDPTVIADPTAIADPTAIVTKARRVQVKLTAEKLLSDKGLPYVAKYAPKRLRISSKRKNAYENLSHIVQFYQLWAHDLFPKAKFNDFIKLCQGLGKTDRELREYRMNLYRKEMGITTFDEDDVEPTINQLQTPPPSHNLSVDSERPSSSTDTMGEQPRTLFEADDSDDDELYTLQSKGPRNTISTTDTGKESNNDTAGGSELAPHSKESIGSITEQQNELDYEQDEMELELMKEMENAQENDLDTQPYQDDNAEFEEDENDLEAMRELGF; encoded by the coding sequence ATGATCTCAAACACCAACGAAGGAACCTTGGATACTTcgtcaaatttattaatacCAAACAATACAGCAGATGATCCCACCGTCATCGCCGACCCTACAGCGATTGCTGACCCAACTGCTATCGTTACAAAGGCACGGAGGGTACAGGTCAAATTAACAGCTGAGAAGCTATTGAGCGATAAAGGGCTGCCTTATGTCGCTAAATATGCCCCAAAAAGATTGAGAATATCATCCAAAAGGAAAAACGCTTACGAAAATTTGTCGCACATTGTTCAATTCTACCAACTTTGGGCTCATGATTTGTTTCCAAAAgccaaattcaatgattttatcaaattgtgTCAAGGATTAGGTAAGACTGACAGAGAGTTGAGAGAATATAGAATGAATCTTTACAGGAAAGAGATGGGTATAACGacttttgatgaagatgacgtTGAACCTACCATAAATCAATTACAAACACCGCCTCCTTCTCATAATTTGAGTGTAGATTCAGAAAGGCCGTCATCGAGTACCGATACAATGGGAGAGCAGCCAAGAACACTCTTCGAAGCTGACGACTCCGACGACGACGAACTGTATACGCTGCAATCGAAGGGCCCAAGAAATACGATATCAACCACTGATACGGGTAAAGAAAGTAATAATGATACCGCTGGCGGCAGCGAACTGGCACCTCACTCAAAGGAAAGCATAGGAAGTATCACCGAGCAACAGAATGAACTTGACTATGAACAAGACGAAATGGAATTAGAACTCATGAAGGAAATGGAAAACGCACAAGAGAATGATCTAGATACTCAGCCGTACCAAGATGACAATGCTGAATTTGAAGAGGACGAAAATGATCTGGAAGCAATGAGAGAGCTGGGTTTCTAA